A single window of Mycobacterium sp. ITM-2016-00318 DNA harbors:
- a CDS encoding patatin-like phospholipase family protein, with protein MLCDRLPAQTFELAVPFECVAASIESAQGHWFSTGNLIEPILASCALPGIVPPVCIGGEHFFDGGLVNSIARSGGAHGADTVFVSQVGPGRPRPPTDL; from the coding sequence ATGTTGTGTGACCGATTGCCCGCGCAAACTTTCGAGCTCGCGGTGCCGTTCGAGTGCGTCGCGGCCAGCATCGAAAGTGCCCAAGGGCACTGGTTCAGCACAGGAAACTTGATCGAGCCAATTCTCGCGTCGTGTGCGTTGCCGGGGATCGTCCCACCGGTGTGCATCGGTGGCGAGCATTTCTTCGACGGTGGGCTGGTGAACAGCATTGCTCGATCGGGCGGTGCCCACGGTGCCGATACCGTATTTGTCTCGCAAGTCGGCCCGGGGCGACCACGCCCGCCGACAGATTTATGA
- a CDS encoding patatin-like phospholipase family protein codes for MHRARARRRGVLGAAEAGMARTLLEAGIRPDLVCGTSVGAINGAVVAADPTPGGARRLLAIWDALAQEGSLAGRSSGGPPKSCAAGRHYTAIANFAGCCVTDCPRKLSSSRCRSSASRPASKVPKGTGSAQET; via the coding sequence ATGCATCGCGCTCGTGCTAGGCGGAGGGGTGTCCTCGGCGCTGCTGAAGCCGGGATGGCACGCACATTGCTGGAGGCGGGAATTCGTCCCGACCTCGTGTGCGGCACCTCGGTCGGCGCGATCAACGGCGCAGTTGTCGCAGCAGATCCGACACCCGGAGGCGCGCGTCGATTGTTGGCGATATGGGACGCGCTTGCCCAGGAGGGGTCCTTGGCGGGTCGCTCATCCGGCGGGCCGCCGAAGTCATGCGCCGCAGGACGGCACTACACAGCAATAGCGAACTTCGCCGGATGTTGTGTGACCGATTGCCCGCGCAAACTTTCGAGCTCGCGGTGCCGTTCGAGTGCGTCGCGGCCAGCATCGAAAGTGCCCAAGGGCACTGGTTCAGCACAGGAAACTTGA
- a CDS encoding ANTAR domain-containing protein — protein MSDGTENDVTADLARMARAMQTQQGSDLDVERLLLEVTESAVRMLPGVAHGDVTLVVNRRRRELAPVATTGPVPRIIGSLQEKHQQGPCIESMWDHHTVRVDDFEAEKRWPNFVADLVEQTGVRSSLSIELYTNESELGTLNLYSEESGTFTSEVEEFALALATHAAIALASARRGDQLQSALASRDTIAQAKGIIMERFQVTSVAAFTMMTRLSQESNTSLYEIARKLGNP, from the coding sequence TTGAGCGACGGAACCGAGAATGACGTCACTGCGGATTTAGCGCGGATGGCGCGCGCTATGCAGACTCAACAAGGCAGTGATCTCGATGTTGAACGGCTGTTACTTGAAGTTACGGAAAGTGCCGTGCGTATGCTTCCGGGGGTGGCTCACGGCGACGTGACACTCGTGGTCAACCGCCGCCGCCGAGAACTCGCTCCGGTGGCGACCACGGGGCCGGTCCCGCGAATCATTGGCAGTTTGCAGGAGAAGCATCAGCAGGGGCCGTGCATAGAGTCGATGTGGGACCACCACACCGTCCGCGTCGATGACTTTGAGGCCGAGAAACGTTGGCCCAACTTCGTGGCAGATCTCGTCGAACAGACTGGGGTGCGCTCAAGCTTGTCGATCGAGCTCTACACCAACGAAAGCGAACTCGGAACACTGAATCTGTACTCCGAAGAATCCGGCACTTTCACGTCTGAGGTTGAGGAGTTCGCATTGGCGCTGGCCACGCACGCGGCCATCGCGCTGGCCAGCGCCCGCCGCGGCGATCAACTTCAGAGTGCACTCGCTTCGCGGGACACCATCGCCCAAGCCAAGGGCATCATTATGGAACGCTTCCAGGTCACTTCGGTCGCCGCTTTCACGATGATGACACGGCTGTCGCAGGAATCGAACACCTCTTTGTATGAGATCGCCCGCAAGCTCGGCAACCCGTAG
- a CDS encoding nuclear transport factor 2 family protein yields MSKDQNIETLNKGYAAFSSGDAEGAMRDLDDNIEWVEPGNSAISGTYHGKAEVGEFFAKLAEKSFTTTPNRFIADGDEVIVLTEIKVGGESAQSADLYSFRDGKVVRAENFSDTAMMERVFGTK; encoded by the coding sequence ATGTCAAAAGATCAGAACATCGAGACATTGAACAAGGGCTACGCCGCGTTCTCCTCCGGAGACGCCGAAGGGGCTATGCGGGACCTCGATGACAACATCGAGTGGGTCGAACCGGGCAACAGCGCGATCAGCGGCACGTATCACGGCAAAGCCGAAGTCGGTGAGTTCTTCGCGAAGCTGGCGGAGAAGTCGTTCACCACAACCCCTAACCGGTTCATCGCCGACGGCGACGAGGTGATCGTGCTGACCGAAATCAAGGTAGGCGGCGAATCGGCTCAGAGCGCCGATTTGTACAGCTTCCGCGACGGGAAAGTCGTAAGAGCTGAAAACTTCTCGGACACAGCCATGATGGAGCGGGTCTTCGGCACAAAGTAA
- a CDS encoding fatty acid desaturase, translated as MAITDVAEYAHLSVAELEALAADLEGIRHDVEQSLGAKDRAYIHRTIAFQRGLEVASRLVIGLSKGKVGWVLGTTALAAAKSIENMELAHNIGHGQWDWMNDPEIHSGTWEWDMVGPSSQWRYSHNYRHHVFTNVVGMDEDLGYGVMRVTRDQTWKPSNLTQPLRNLLMAITFEWGIGLHDLYSEKLRATTDADRSTHTKAFVRKIARQAAKDYVLYPSLSGRRWRRTATANVTANLMRNVWAYVVICCGHFADGAEKFVTAALVDETKPEWYLRQMLGTANFNAGPVLAFMSGNLCYQIEHHLFPDLPSNRYADIARRVKAVCVAYDLPYTTGPLVRQYLLVLRTIMKLALPDRFLTATSDDAPETASEDRFRRIENARPSKTTVRRAC; from the coding sequence ATGGCCATAACCGATGTCGCTGAATACGCGCATCTCAGCGTCGCAGAGCTGGAGGCACTCGCCGCCGACCTGGAGGGAATCCGCCATGATGTCGAGCAGTCGCTAGGCGCGAAAGACCGGGCATATATTCATCGCACGATCGCATTTCAGCGTGGCCTCGAAGTCGCCTCGCGCCTCGTGATCGGCTTGAGCAAGGGCAAAGTCGGTTGGGTGCTGGGAACCACAGCGCTCGCCGCGGCGAAGAGCATCGAGAACATGGAACTCGCTCACAACATCGGCCACGGTCAATGGGACTGGATGAACGACCCGGAAATACACTCAGGTACCTGGGAGTGGGACATGGTCGGCCCATCGTCGCAGTGGCGCTACTCCCACAACTACCGCCACCACGTCTTCACCAACGTTGTCGGCATGGACGAGGACCTCGGATATGGAGTCATGCGAGTCACCCGCGACCAGACGTGGAAGCCAAGTAATCTGACGCAGCCGCTACGAAACCTGTTGATGGCGATCACCTTTGAATGGGGCATCGGGCTGCACGACCTGTACTCCGAGAAGCTGCGCGCAACAACCGATGCCGACAGATCAACTCACACCAAAGCCTTCGTCCGCAAGATCGCCCGCCAGGCCGCCAAGGACTACGTACTCTATCCGTCGCTCAGCGGCCGGCGGTGGCGGCGCACCGCCACAGCCAACGTGACGGCCAACTTGATGCGCAACGTTTGGGCCTACGTGGTGATCTGCTGCGGGCACTTCGCGGACGGCGCCGAGAAATTTGTCACTGCCGCACTGGTCGACGAGACGAAGCCAGAATGGTACTTGCGCCAAATGCTGGGTACGGCGAACTTCAACGCGGGGCCGGTGTTGGCGTTCATGAGCGGGAACCTCTGCTATCAGATCGAACATCACCTCTTCCCCGATCTTCCCAGCAACCGTTACGCGGACATCGCCCGGCGGGTGAAAGCTGTGTGCGTCGCCTACGATCTGCCCTACACGACCGGTCCGCTGGTCCGCCAATACCTGCTCGTTCTGCGGACGATCATGAAGCTGGCCCTTCCGGATCGTTTCCTCACTGCCACGTCCGACGACGCACCTGAGACAGCGTCCGAGGACAGGTTCCGCCGAATCGAAAACGCTCGACCGTCGAAGACCACGGTGCGGCGAGCGTGCTGA
- a CDS encoding MDR family oxidoreductase produces the protein MFSAILIEKGDEGQSVAVTEAEEGQLPEGDVSVEVEYSTLNYKDGLAITGKSPVVRKFPMVPGIDFAGVVTESTHADWKQGDRVVLNGWGVGETHWGGLAQKAQVNGDWLVPLPSEFDSRQAMAIGTAGYTASLCVDALLVHGVSPDQGEVLVTGATGGVGSVAVALLTNAGFKVAAATGKASEADYLQQLGAATVLDRAEFAEKGKPMQKERWAGVVDSVGSHTLANACAQTRYGGAVAACGLAQGMDFPASVAPFILRGVSLLGIDSVMAPKPRRLAAWERLSRDLDPGVLDSIASEITLSEAIDAAGRLMDGTVRGRIVVDVNR, from the coding sequence ATGTTTTCCGCAATTCTGATCGAGAAGGGCGACGAGGGGCAGTCGGTGGCGGTCACCGAGGCCGAAGAGGGGCAACTTCCCGAAGGCGACGTCAGTGTCGAAGTGGAGTACTCGACGTTGAACTATAAAGACGGCCTCGCCATCACCGGTAAGTCACCGGTCGTCCGCAAGTTCCCGATGGTGCCCGGCATCGACTTTGCCGGCGTAGTCACCGAGAGCACCCATGCCGACTGGAAGCAGGGCGACCGTGTTGTGCTCAACGGGTGGGGCGTGGGCGAGACTCACTGGGGCGGCCTCGCCCAGAAGGCCCAGGTCAACGGCGACTGGCTGGTGCCGCTGCCGTCGGAGTTCGACTCCCGTCAGGCGATGGCGATCGGGACAGCCGGCTACACGGCGAGCCTCTGTGTCGACGCTCTGCTGGTTCATGGGGTGTCGCCCGATCAGGGTGAAGTCCTGGTGACAGGCGCGACGGGCGGCGTCGGTAGCGTCGCGGTTGCGTTGTTGACCAACGCCGGGTTCAAGGTCGCCGCCGCGACGGGCAAGGCGTCGGAGGCCGATTACCTTCAGCAGCTAGGCGCCGCCACGGTGTTGGACCGTGCCGAATTCGCCGAGAAGGGCAAGCCGATGCAGAAGGAACGCTGGGCCGGAGTGGTCGACTCCGTCGGCAGCCACACGCTCGCTAATGCGTGCGCACAAACCCGCTACGGCGGCGCGGTTGCCGCCTGCGGCTTGGCCCAAGGCATGGATTTCCCCGCCTCGGTCGCGCCGTTCATCCTCCGCGGCGTCTCGTTGCTCGGCATCGACAGCGTGATGGCGCCCAAGCCTCGACGCTTGGCCGCCTGGGAGCGGCTATCCCGCGATTTGGATCCCGGCGTGCTCGACTCGATCGCATCGGAAATTACTTTGTCAGAGGCGATCGATGCGGCCGGCCGACTGATGGACGGCACGGTGCGCGGACGGATCGTTGTGGACGTCAACCGCTGA
- a CDS encoding MaoC family dehydratase N-terminal domain-containing protein, with translation MATKTTKRQTKSQNTVELDLSDVDHRVGKPIGGGQLWDPCSSSDIRRWVMAMDYPNPIHWDEKFARESKFGGLIAPQSIAVALDYGHGAAPACVGHIPNSHLIFGGEEWWFYGCPIRPGDQLFQDRRFHDYKVVETKFAGPTMFSRGDTVHKNQHGTLVARERSTAIRYLYEEATKRGMFENQLGEIKRWTQSELEAVDRLRREWLESNRFGVSPRFDEVKVGDTLPRRVIGPHSIASFTTEYRAFLFNIWGTFHWVAPPGIKDPWVYQDPGWGKDFAFDEEDAMIDPRKRDGLYVGPSRGHIDADRASEVGMARAYGYGATMGAWCTDYLAYWAGHDGMVRHTKADFRGPAFEGDVTYFDAEIIDKQTQSTWGVPLVQVKLRLTSQNGEGLVDCTAEVELPV, from the coding sequence ATGGCTACGAAAACGACCAAACGGCAAACGAAGTCACAGAACACCGTCGAGCTGGACCTGTCCGATGTCGACCACCGGGTAGGTAAGCCGATCGGCGGTGGCCAGCTGTGGGATCCCTGCAGCTCGTCGGACATCCGCCGCTGGGTGATGGCGATGGACTACCCGAACCCCATTCACTGGGACGAGAAGTTCGCCCGCGAATCGAAGTTCGGCGGCCTCATCGCGCCGCAGTCCATCGCTGTCGCTTTGGACTACGGGCATGGTGCGGCGCCCGCCTGTGTGGGTCATATTCCTAATAGCCACCTGATCTTCGGCGGCGAGGAGTGGTGGTTCTATGGTTGCCCTATCCGGCCGGGAGACCAGCTGTTTCAAGACAGACGCTTCCACGACTACAAAGTGGTCGAGACGAAATTCGCCGGGCCGACGATGTTTTCGCGTGGCGACACCGTTCACAAGAACCAGCACGGCACCCTGGTGGCGCGCGAGCGGTCAACCGCGATCCGCTATCTCTACGAAGAGGCGACCAAGCGGGGCATGTTCGAGAATCAGCTCGGAGAGATCAAGCGCTGGACGCAGTCCGAGCTCGAAGCGGTCGACCGGCTGCGCCGCGAATGGCTGGAGTCAAATCGATTCGGCGTGTCACCACGTTTCGACGAAGTAAAGGTGGGTGACACGCTGCCTCGGCGGGTCATTGGTCCGCACAGCATCGCCAGCTTCACCACCGAGTACCGCGCCTTCCTATTCAACATCTGGGGCACCTTCCACTGGGTGGCTCCGCCCGGAATCAAAGACCCGTGGGTGTACCAAGATCCGGGCTGGGGCAAAGACTTTGCCTTCGACGAAGAGGACGCGATGATCGACCCGCGTAAGCGCGACGGACTTTACGTCGGGCCTTCCCGCGGCCACATCGATGCCGACCGAGCGAGCGAAGTCGGCATGGCCCGCGCGTACGGCTACGGCGCAACGATGGGCGCGTGGTGCACCGACTATCTGGCCTACTGGGCCGGTCACGATGGCATGGTGCGCCACACCAAGGCGGACTTCCGCGGGCCGGCCTTCGAAGGTGACGTGACGTACTTCGACGCCGAGATCATCGACAAGCAGACTCAGTCGACATGGGGTGTGCCGCTCGTCCAGGTCAAGCTGCGGCTGACGAGCCAGAACGGCGAGGGCCTGGTGGACTGCACCGCCGAGGTGGAGCTGCCAGTCTGA
- a CDS encoding class I adenylate-forming enzyme family protein, with protein MAAGTNTGTNRAVTQSLSLASGPALAEEPGLGSLTLPGFLHEVTQLYGQREALAFPIPGGAVRWSYDDLWERAVDVACALRRGGLGKGGRAGVLMTNRPEWIAAVFGIGLAGGVAATFSTFSTQAELDQLLAASDVSVLLFERAVLKKDFAELLTDLEPGITTAGPDELRSTKYPFLRRLVTVGESAPGMETWEDFLASGRGEPRELVHATAAAVHPSDPGVLFFSSGSTGKPKGILSAHRGVSIQMWRFRRMYQFDPEDDVRCWSANGFFWSGNFAMSLGSTLAAGGSLVLQSTFAAAEALDLMAAERVNFPFAWPHQWAQLESAPNWDRVDLSSMRFVDFKTPVARHPTVSTKWFEPGHAYGSTETFTISTGYPANTPPEVHAESSGVALPGVKLKIVDPLTGAVVPRGERGEICVKGPTLMLGYIGTPLDETLDAEGFFRTGDSGYLDDADRLYWEGRLTNIIKTGGANVSPLEVDDALASHPAVKVAHTVGVPHEPLGEVVVACIVPHDGAQVTAEEIRTFLAQRLASYKVPRHVLFFADDEISVTGSAKIKSAEVRELAMKRLGG; from the coding sequence ATGGCCGCTGGAACCAACACTGGGACGAATCGGGCTGTCACGCAGTCTCTTTCGCTGGCGTCAGGGCCTGCGCTTGCTGAAGAACCCGGTCTCGGATCGCTGACACTGCCGGGCTTCCTCCATGAGGTGACACAGCTGTACGGCCAGCGCGAAGCGCTGGCGTTTCCGATCCCCGGGGGCGCGGTCCGCTGGTCCTACGACGATCTCTGGGAACGCGCGGTCGACGTGGCATGCGCCCTGCGCAGGGGTGGCCTCGGCAAGGGCGGCCGGGCCGGCGTGTTGATGACCAACCGGCCGGAGTGGATCGCCGCGGTGTTCGGCATCGGACTCGCCGGTGGCGTGGCGGCTACGTTCAGCACGTTCTCCACTCAAGCCGAACTCGACCAGCTATTAGCTGCCTCCGACGTGTCGGTATTGCTGTTCGAGCGGGCGGTGCTCAAGAAGGATTTCGCCGAACTGCTCACCGACTTGGAACCCGGAATCACCACAGCGGGACCCGACGAACTGCGCTCAACGAAGTATCCGTTCCTGCGCCGGCTCGTCACGGTCGGCGAGTCCGCACCCGGGATGGAAACCTGGGAAGACTTCCTGGCGTCCGGCCGCGGCGAGCCGCGTGAGTTGGTTCACGCAACCGCAGCCGCAGTGCATCCCAGCGATCCGGGGGTGCTGTTTTTCTCGTCGGGTTCCACCGGCAAGCCGAAGGGCATCCTGAGCGCTCATCGGGGGGTGTCCATTCAAATGTGGCGCTTCCGTCGGATGTACCAGTTCGACCCAGAAGACGACGTTCGCTGCTGGTCGGCCAACGGCTTCTTCTGGTCCGGCAACTTTGCGATGTCACTCGGCTCCACGTTGGCCGCCGGCGGTTCGCTGGTACTGCAGTCGACCTTCGCGGCGGCCGAGGCGCTCGACCTCATGGCCGCTGAACGGGTCAACTTTCCGTTCGCTTGGCCGCATCAGTGGGCTCAGCTCGAAAGCGCACCCAACTGGGACCGCGTGGACTTGAGCAGCATGCGGTTCGTCGACTTCAAAACACCGGTCGCGCGGCACCCAACCGTGTCGACCAAGTGGTTCGAGCCAGGCCATGCATACGGAAGTACCGAAACCTTCACCATCTCCACCGGCTACCCGGCCAACACGCCGCCAGAAGTGCACGCCGAAAGCAGCGGTGTGGCGTTGCCCGGCGTCAAACTCAAGATCGTGGATCCACTGACAGGAGCCGTCGTCCCCCGCGGCGAGCGCGGCGAAATCTGCGTCAAGGGCCCCACGCTGATGCTCGGCTATATCGGCACCCCGCTCGACGAAACACTCGACGCCGAAGGGTTTTTCCGCACTGGCGACAGTGGCTATCTAGACGACGCCGACCGGTTGTACTGGGAGGGCCGGCTCACCAACATCATCAAGACCGGCGGTGCCAACGTCTCGCCGCTGGAGGTCGATGACGCCCTCGCGTCTCACCCTGCGGTCAAAGTGGCGCACACCGTCGGCGTGCCGCACGAACCGCTCGGTGAGGTGGTCGTCGCGTGCATCGTGCCACACGATGGTGCGCAAGTGACCGCCGAAGAAATCCGTACCTTTCTGGCGCAGCGGCTGGCCAGCTACAAGGTGCCTCGTCACGTGCTGTTCTTCGCCGACGACGAGATTTCGGTGACCGGCAGCGCGAAGATCAAGTCGGCCGAGGTGCGGGAACTGGCCATGAAGCGGCTCGGCGGCTAG
- a CDS encoding AMP-binding protein has product MSLNFATILRKSSSAYPQKPLCQGGHTITYAQIDEISGRIATSLRDLGVGRGDKVAVQLPNVPHSLFAYFGVLKVGAVLVSLDPRLRAPEICYHLTNCGARLLITFEASAEEAVRGATEIDGLRTYVAKAPIDAHLPAGTHHFDELYFAQNTEEIEPTDADDTALIVYTNAKPNGAELTHSQLFDSCTASELFGFRDDDIDGQRDGCVDP; this is encoded by the coding sequence ATGAGCTTGAACTTCGCCACCATTCTTCGTAAATCTTCCAGCGCCTATCCCCAGAAACCGCTCTGCCAAGGAGGGCACACCATCACCTACGCCCAGATCGACGAGATTTCAGGCCGCATCGCCACCAGCCTCCGCGACCTCGGAGTGGGTCGCGGTGACAAGGTGGCGGTGCAGTTGCCCAACGTGCCCCATTCCTTGTTCGCCTACTTCGGCGTTCTCAAAGTCGGCGCGGTGCTGGTGTCGCTGGACCCGCGGCTGCGCGCACCGGAGATCTGTTATCACCTCACCAATTGCGGGGCACGACTACTGATCACATTCGAGGCGTCGGCAGAGGAGGCGGTCCGCGGCGCAACCGAAATAGACGGGCTGCGAACATACGTGGCGAAGGCGCCTATCGATGCACACCTCCCTGCGGGCACACATCATTTCGACGAGCTGTATTTCGCTCAGAACACCGAAGAGATCGAGCCGACCGACGCCGACGACACTGCGCTGATCGTCTACACCAACGCCAAACCAAACGGCGCGGAGCTGACACATTCTCAGCTGTTCGACAGCTGCACCGCCAGCGAGCTGTTCGGCTTTCGCGACGATGACATCGACGGCCAGCGCGATGGTTGTGTTGACCCCTGA
- a CDS encoding ABC transporter ATP-binding protein: MGIGITIEGLTKSFGTSTVWEDVTLDIPPGEVSGLIGPSGTGKSVFLKSLIGLLRPERGKIIVDGTDILECSAKELYEIRTLFGVMFQDGALFGSMSLYDNTAFPLREHTKKKESDIRNIVMEKLEVVGLAGDENKFPGEISGGMRKRAGLARSLVLDPQIILCDEPDSGLDPVRTAYLSQLLIDINAQIDCTILIVTHNINVARTVPDNIGMLFRKHLVMFGPREVLLTSDEPVVGQFLNGRRIGPIGMSEEKDEAQMAEEQAMVDAGHHDGGVDEIEGVPPQITATPGMPERAAVERRRARVREIMHTLPPDAQEAIRNDLDADRSGSSESGRESRDRRYDHEDADTASIPASRGR; encoded by the coding sequence ATGGGCATTGGAATCACAATTGAGGGGCTAACCAAGTCATTCGGGACTTCGACGGTGTGGGAAGACGTCACGTTGGACATTCCGCCCGGCGAGGTGAGCGGGCTGATCGGCCCGTCCGGTACCGGTAAATCGGTGTTCCTGAAGTCTCTGATCGGGCTACTTCGTCCGGAGCGGGGCAAGATCATCGTCGACGGCACCGACATCCTCGAGTGCTCGGCCAAGGAGCTGTACGAGATCCGCACGCTGTTCGGGGTGATGTTCCAGGACGGCGCCCTGTTCGGTTCGATGAGCCTCTACGACAACACCGCTTTCCCCCTGCGTGAGCACACCAAGAAGAAGGAAAGCGACATCCGCAACATCGTCATGGAGAAGCTCGAGGTCGTCGGTCTGGCCGGTGACGAGAACAAGTTTCCCGGCGAGATCTCCGGCGGTATGCGCAAGCGCGCCGGCCTGGCCCGCTCGCTGGTGCTCGACCCGCAGATCATCCTCTGCGACGAGCCCGACTCGGGTCTCGACCCGGTGCGTACCGCCTACCTGAGCCAGCTGCTCATCGACATCAACGCGCAGATCGACTGCACGATCCTGATCGTCACGCACAACATCAACGTCGCCCGCACCGTGCCCGACAATATCGGCATGTTGTTCCGCAAGCACCTGGTGATGTTCGGTCCGCGCGAGGTGCTGCTGACCAGTGACGAGCCCGTCGTGGGGCAGTTCCTCAACGGCCGCCGCATCGGCCCCATCGGCATGTCCGAGGAGAAGGACGAGGCGCAGATGGCCGAAGAGCAGGCCATGGTCGACGCCGGCCACCACGACGGCGGCGTGGACGAGATCGAGGGTGTGCCGCCGCAGATCACCGCGACGCCGGGCATGCCGGAGCGGGCGGCCGTCGAACGCCGGCGAGCCCGGGTCCGCGAGATCATGCACACGCTGCCGCCGGACGCCCAGGAAGCGATCCGCAATGATCTCGACGCCGACAGGAGCGGGTCCAGCGAGTCTGGCAGGGAATCACGCGACCGCCGCTACGACCACGAGGACGCCGACACGGCATCGATCCCCGCCTCACGGGGACGCTGA
- a CDS encoding lipase family protein translates to MDMRNERTGATAEWPGVASHEYLEAGIRPIVPGADPFYQPPSGAEGAAPGTVLRSRDVQLAFLGLIPQRFNATQLLYRTTDMNNAPLTTVTTVLAPAERGPEKPCPIVSYQCAIDAVADRCFPSYALRRRAKAVGALAQFELLLIAAVLAEGWAVSLPDHGGPHGVFGAPVEPGYCVLDGLRAALNFAPLNLSRSAPVGLWGYSGGGLATAWAAEMYAGYAPELNIVGAVLGSPVGDLGNTYHRLNGKFFSGLPTMVVAALMHTYPDFKRVIEERVTPEGQAMLDRLKTMTTAHAVTRLRKKDMATMLDRPLDEILAMPEVQHVFDSIRLGVAAPTMPVLIVQAAHDRIISVDDIDALADSYKAGGTDVTYHRDRFCEHILLHPMSAPMTLRWLRDRFTGRPPDLHRKRTTWPTLFNPSTYRGMARLARISAKVITGRPIERRPLSQFDK, encoded by the coding sequence ATGGATATGCGCAATGAGAGAACTGGGGCCACAGCCGAGTGGCCCGGCGTTGCATCACATGAGTATCTGGAGGCTGGCATCCGCCCTATCGTGCCCGGCGCCGACCCGTTCTATCAGCCGCCATCGGGCGCTGAAGGCGCAGCACCCGGTACCGTTCTGCGCTCCCGCGACGTACAGCTGGCGTTCCTCGGATTAATTCCGCAGCGCTTCAACGCGACCCAGCTGCTCTACCGGACGACCGACATGAACAACGCACCGTTGACCACCGTGACCACGGTGTTGGCGCCGGCCGAGCGCGGTCCGGAGAAGCCCTGTCCGATCGTGTCGTACCAGTGCGCGATCGACGCCGTTGCCGACCGCTGCTTTCCCTCCTACGCATTGCGCCGCCGCGCCAAGGCCGTCGGCGCGCTGGCACAGTTCGAACTGCTGCTCATCGCCGCTGTACTCGCCGAGGGCTGGGCGGTCTCACTCCCCGACCACGGCGGCCCGCACGGCGTCTTTGGGGCTCCCGTGGAACCTGGATACTGCGTACTCGACGGCCTGCGCGCCGCACTTAACTTCGCACCGCTCAATTTGTCCAGGTCCGCACCTGTCGGTTTGTGGGGATATTCGGGCGGCGGCCTGGCTACCGCGTGGGCCGCCGAGATGTATGCCGGCTATGCACCAGAGCTCAACATCGTCGGCGCCGTGCTCGGTTCACCGGTCGGTGATCTCGGAAACACCTATCACCGTCTCAACGGCAAGTTCTTCTCCGGACTGCCGACCATGGTGGTGGCCGCACTGATGCACACCTACCCCGACTTCAAGAGGGTGATCGAAGAACGGGTGACTCCCGAGGGTCAGGCGATGTTGGACCGGCTGAAAACCATGACCACTGCCCACGCAGTGACGCGGCTGAGGAAAAAGGACATGGCAACGATGCTTGACCGCCCGCTCGACGAAATTCTGGCCATGCCCGAGGTTCAACACGTCTTCGACAGCATCCGACTCGGCGTAGCGGCACCGACTATGCCGGTGCTCATCGTGCAGGCCGCGCATGACCGGATCATTTCGGTGGACGACATCGATGCACTCGCAGACAGCTATAAGGCCGGGGGCACCGACGTCACGTATCACCGGGATAGGTTCTGCGAACACATCCTGCTGCACCCGATGTCTGCACCCATGACGCTGAGGTGGTTGCGCGACCGCTTCACGGGCCGACCTCCGGACTTGCACCGGAAGCGCACCACCTGGCCCACTCTGTTCAACCCGTCCACCTACCGCGGCATGGCCCGCCTAGCCCGGATCAGCGCCAAAGTGATAACAGGACGGCCCATCGAGCGCCGTCCCCTCTCTCAGTTCGACAAATAG